In Flavobacterium sp. CBA20B-1, one DNA window encodes the following:
- a CDS encoding aldehyde dehydrogenase family protein produces METIKSLRTHFYTGKTRSFAHRKHCLQQFQSMLDHHKDEMIAAVQADFNKPAFETLATEIAMLQKELNYFKKHLKKWVTPQRVSSTILNFPSKETVAYQPYGVILIIAPWNYPLLLALQPLLAALAAGNCAVLKPSELTVHTSALLAGLIPKYFTKDLVQVIEGGVEETTALLEQKFDKIFFTGSTAVGKIVHQAAAKNLTPVVLELGGKSPCVITPSTNISLAAKRIAYAKFVNAGQTCIAPDFIFIHPSVEKEFIAEMQKVLIDFYGKDPEKSPYFARIINEKHHNRIKKYLSEGSILMGGATNDATRYIAPTLLKVEKTIDEVMQTEIFGPVLPLLIYNHINEIIAYNQENEKPLAFYVFGDDTAEIETLLNHCQYGGACVNDCLSHIINNKLPFGGIGASGFGNYHGKYSFEAFSQTKAVVYRKTWFDSKIKYPPYTEDAFQLLKKMMRFL; encoded by the coding sequence TTGGAAACGATAAAAAGCTTACGCACACATTTCTATACAGGCAAAACAAGAAGCTTTGCACACAGAAAGCATTGTTTGCAACAGTTTCAATCGATGCTGGATCACCACAAAGATGAAATGATTGCTGCAGTACAAGCCGATTTCAACAAACCTGCGTTTGAAACCTTGGCTACCGAAATTGCGATGTTGCAAAAAGAGTTGAATTATTTCAAAAAGCATTTAAAAAAGTGGGTTACTCCTCAACGGGTTTCATCAACCATATTGAATTTTCCATCGAAAGAAACCGTTGCGTATCAGCCTTATGGAGTTATTTTGATTATTGCTCCGTGGAATTATCCGCTTCTTTTGGCGTTGCAACCACTTTTGGCAGCTTTGGCGGCGGGCAACTGTGCCGTTTTGAAACCTTCGGAATTAACTGTACATACTTCTGCATTATTGGCGGGGTTAATCCCTAAATATTTCACAAAAGATTTGGTGCAAGTAATCGAAGGTGGTGTGGAAGAAACAACAGCACTTTTAGAACAAAAGTTTGATAAGATTTTTTTTACGGGGAGCACCGCTGTTGGTAAAATTGTGCATCAAGCTGCGGCTAAAAATCTCACACCGGTTGTTTTGGAATTGGGCGGAAAATCGCCTTGTGTTATCACGCCAAGTACGAATATTTCGTTAGCTGCCAAACGGATTGCTTATGCTAAATTTGTAAATGCCGGACAAACTTGTATTGCACCCGATTTTATTTTTATACATCCCAGCGTAGAAAAAGAATTTATTGCCGAAATGCAAAAGGTTTTAATAGATTTTTATGGAAAAGATCCAGAGAAATCTCCTTATTTCGCTCGGATTATTAACGAAAAACACCATAACAGGATTAAAAAATATCTTTCAGAAGGAAGTATATTGATGGGTGGAGCAACGAATGATGCTACCCGTTATATCGCGCCTACACTTCTAAAAGTTGAAAAGACAATCGATGAAGTGATGCAAACCGAAATTTTTGGTCCGGTATTGCCTCTTTTGATTTATAATCATATAAACGAAATTATTGCCTATAATCAAGAAAACGAAAAACCTTTGGCTTTTTATGTTTTTGGAGATGATACCGCGGAAATAGAAACTCTTTTGAACCATTGTCAATACGGTGGTGCGTGTGTAAACGATTGTTTGTCGCACATTATCAACAATAAACTGCCTTTTGGAGGAATTGGCGCCAGCGGTTTTGGGAATTACCACGGAAAATATAGTTTTGAAGCTTTTTCACAAACCAAAGCGGTGGTTTACCGAAAAACATGGTTTGACAGTAAAATAAAATATCCACCTTACACAGAAGATGCTTTTCAGTTACTAAAAAAAATGATGCGGTTTCTGTGA
- a CDS encoding Crp/Fnr family transcriptional regulator, whose translation MLLHVIQKCYQNEHLTAADYETILKKHHLVDFEKGSFLLEQAQTLNCYYILLEGAVHSFVHDSNGNPITINLYTEGEVVIDVNALFQKKKTLENWQCATNCTMLCIMFDDFQELFHAIYGFREWGRAWMANALFELKERSMEMLTLSAKQRYDKLLQQKPQLFQLIPLKHIASYLGITDTSLSRIRKEYKT comes from the coding sequence ATGTTGCTTCACGTTATACAAAAGTGTTACCAAAACGAACATTTAACTGCTGCCGATTATGAAACAATTTTAAAAAAGCATCATTTGGTTGATTTTGAAAAAGGTTCGTTTTTGTTGGAACAAGCACAAACCTTGAATTGTTACTATATTTTATTAGAAGGTGCTGTGCACAGTTTTGTACACGACAGCAATGGCAACCCCATTACCATAAACCTTTATACCGAAGGAGAGGTGGTTATTGATGTAAATGCTTTGTTTCAAAAAAAGAAAACGCTAGAAAACTGGCAATGTGCCACCAATTGCACCATGCTTTGCATTATGTTTGACGATTTTCAAGAACTTTTTCATGCCATTTATGGTTTCAGAGAATGGGGACGCGCATGGATGGCAAATGCTTTGTTTGAACTCAAAGAACGCAGCATGGAAATGCTTACCCTTTCAGCAAAACAACGCTACGACAAATTGCTTCAACAAAAACCACAACTTTTTCAATTAATCCCTTTAAAACATATTGCGTCGTATTTAGGAATTACCGACACCAGTTTAAGCAGAATTAGAAAAGAATATAAAACATAA
- a CDS encoding DUF1801 domain-containing protein, translating to MNNPNTIQDYLEQVAPERQEAFHQLYETIKNNLPEGFEERFIYNNIGFVVPKSIFPAGYHCSPELPLPFISIASQKSHIALYHMGIYMQPAVYDWFVNEFPNHSKRKLDMGKSCIRFKKTDAIPFDLIAELMQKISVNDYIALYQSTLKK from the coding sequence ATGAACAATCCCAACACCATACAAGACTATTTAGAGCAAGTTGCTCCAGAACGGCAAGAGGCCTTTCACCAATTATATGAAACTATTAAAAACAACCTTCCCGAAGGTTTTGAAGAACGGTTTATTTATAACAACATTGGCTTTGTTGTGCCTAAAAGTATTTTTCCGGCTGGTTATCATTGTTCGCCCGAATTGCCATTGCCTTTTATAAGTATTGCTTCTCAAAAAAGCCATATCGCATTGTATCACATGGGTATTTATATGCAACCTGCTGTTTATGATTGGTTTGTAAACGAATTTCCCAACCACAGCAAAAGAAAATTAGACATGGGAAAAAGTTGTATCCGATTCAAAAAAACAGATGCTATTCCTTTTGATTTGATTGCAGAACTAATGCAGAAAATTTCGGTGAACGATTATATTGCGCTTTATCAATCAACATTAAAAAAATAA
- a CDS encoding VOC family protein, protein MARIHAYLNFNGNCEQAFSFYEKVFKTPNIGINRFGDMPENPEFPINDEDKQKIMHTAIMLNENTMIMGSDCLESFGHQLKHGNSTYVMLDTDTAQEAKDLYASLSENAMNIEMELSEQFWAELYASFQDQFGIWWMIHFEGNKKME, encoded by the coding sequence ATGGCAAGAATTCATGCATACTTAAATTTTAATGGCAACTGTGAACAGGCTTTTTCGTTCTATGAAAAAGTGTTTAAAACACCAAACATTGGAATCAATCGATTTGGAGATATGCCTGAAAACCCTGAATTTCCAATAAACGACGAAGACAAGCAAAAAATCATGCACACCGCAATTATGCTAAATGAAAACACCATGATTATGGGGTCGGATTGTTTAGAGAGTTTTGGACATCAATTAAAACACGGTAACAGCACCTATGTAATGCTAGACACCGATACAGCACAAGAAGCAAAAGATTTATATGCTTCGCTGTCTGAAAATGCAATGAACATTGAAATGGAATTGAGCGAGCAGTTTTGGGCAGAATTATATGCATCATTCCAAGATCAATTCGGAATTTGGTGGATGATTCATTTTGAAGGAAATAAAAAAATGGAGTAA
- a CDS encoding SRPBCC family protein, with protein sequence MKFLKYTLLTLLGLVALALIAAAILPKTFHAEGSAVINKPNAEVFNYVKHIKNQENFGVWFELDPNIIATSEGTDGTEGFKYSWKSEEVGNGSQVITKINENSRVDIDLFLMDSTEPAKSYFTTEAVSDTQTKVRWVVDGEMPYPFNLMSLFYDMNKDFEKGTANLKTVLEKQ encoded by the coding sequence ATGAAATTTTTAAAATATACCTTGCTTACACTGTTAGGATTAGTAGCTTTAGCATTGATTGCAGCGGCCATTCTTCCTAAAACATTTCATGCAGAAGGTTCGGCAGTTATCAACAAACCCAATGCAGAAGTTTTCAACTATGTGAAACACATTAAAAACCAAGAAAATTTTGGTGTTTGGTTTGAGTTGGATCCAAATATTATAGCTACATCAGAAGGAACAGACGGTACCGAAGGTTTTAAATACAGCTGGAAAAGCGAAGAAGTGGGCAACGGATCGCAAGTAATTACCAAAATCAATGAAAACAGCCGTGTGGACATTGATTTGTTTTTAATGGACAGCACCGAACCTGCAAAATCGTATTTTACCACCGAGGCTGTGAGCGACACCCAAACCAAAGTCCGCTGGGTGGTTGATGGCGAAATGCCTTATCCGTTTAACCTAATGAGCCTTTTTTACGACATGAACAAAGATTTTGAAAAAGGAACAGCCAATTTAAAAACGGTTTTAGAAAAGCAGTAA
- a CDS encoding glycoside hydrolase family 10 protein gives MKLKVNKYLVFIALASLSLISCAVQQQQKPKVTVVKKSEVEAETPTPQPIEQPSKTATPKIELPEVKREFRAAWVATVANINWPSRKNLSTEDQKREAIQLLDLLEDANFNAVIFQVRPAADALYKSNYEPWSCYLTGETGKAPAPYYDPLEFWIEEAHKRGLELHVWLNPYRAHHLSGGSVSSESMVKKSPSNIVKLKNGMYWFDPASIKTQDHVSNVVKDIVSRYDIDAVHFDDYFYPYASYNGGADFPDTASWNTYKNADGSLSKADWRRDHVNKFIERIHKEIKQEKPYVKFGISPFGIWKSGYPMGVVGSSQFDELYADAKLWLNKGWIDYFSPQLYWPINSQRQKFQDLLEWWQEENTMNRHLWPGLNTVEVKAANRASEIVNQIKITNKVLNKNSVGAIHYSVAGLTNNNEMIPALKSDPYKEKALVPLSPWMKTSEIATPHFNASDEHSSVKIDWSNSNQTNVFQWVLYAQYGNEWQIEILPKNQLNKIINRSKNGKNCQMIVLKAVDRLGNESDYTAKKI, from the coding sequence ATGAAACTGAAAGTAAATAAATACTTGGTTTTTATAGCACTCGCCTCTTTATCATTAATTTCTTGTGCGGTGCAACAGCAGCAAAAACCTAAAGTTACGGTTGTAAAAAAATCTGAAGTAGAAGCTGAAACTCCTACTCCGCAACCTATTGAACAACCTTCGAAAACAGCAACACCAAAAATAGAACTCCCAGAAGTGAAGCGGGAATTTCGGGCAGCTTGGGTGGCTACGGTTGCCAATATCAACTGGCCCAGCAGAAAAAATCTATCTACCGAAGATCAAAAACGAGAGGCAATACAATTGCTCGATTTATTGGAAGATGCCAATTTCAATGCGGTGATTTTTCAGGTGCGTCCGGCTGCAGATGCATTGTATAAAAGCAATTATGAACCGTGGTCGTGTTATTTAACCGGCGAAACAGGCAAAGCACCTGCACCTTATTATGATCCGTTGGAATTTTGGATTGAAGAAGCTCATAAACGCGGTTTGGAGTTACATGTTTGGCTGAATCCGTATCGGGCACATCATTTAAGCGGTGGTTCAGTGAGCAGTGAATCAATGGTTAAAAAATCGCCCAGCAATATTGTGAAACTCAAAAACGGAATGTATTGGTTTGATCCGGCGAGTATCAAAACACAAGACCATGTTTCGAATGTGGTGAAAGATATTGTATCGCGCTATGATATTGATGCGGTGCATTTTGATGATTATTTTTATCCGTATGCGTCGTACAATGGCGGTGCCGATTTTCCTGATACTGCCTCATGGAACACCTATAAAAATGCCGATGGAAGTCTTTCTAAAGCTGATTGGCGCAGAGATCATGTGAATAAATTCATTGAACGGATCCACAAAGAAATCAAACAAGAAAAACCATACGTTAAGTTTGGAATCAGTCCGTTTGGAATTTGGAAATCGGGTTATCCTATGGGTGTGGTGGGTTCTTCACAGTTTGATGAATTGTATGCCGATGCCAAATTATGGTTAAATAAAGGCTGGATCGACTATTTTTCGCCTCAATTGTATTGGCCTATCAATTCACAACGACAAAAATTTCAGGATTTGTTGGAGTGGTGGCAAGAGGAAAACACTATGAACCGCCATTTATGGCCTGGATTGAACACCGTGGAAGTGAAAGCAGCCAACCGTGCATCGGAAATTGTGAATCAAATCAAAATTACCAACAAAGTGTTGAACAAAAACAGCGTGGGTGCCATTCATTACAGCGTTGCTGGATTAACCAACAACAACGAAATGATTCCTGCCTTGAAAAGCGACCCGTATAAAGAAAAAGCATTGGTACCATTGAGTCCGTGGATGAAAACCAGCGAAATAGCAACTCCCCATTTTAATGCAAGCGATGAACATTCATCTGTAAAAATCGATTGGTCAAACAGCAACCAAACCAATGTTTTTCAATGGGTTTTGTATGCGCAATACGGCAACGAATGGCAAATAGAGATTCTTCCAAAAAATCAATTAAACAAAATCATCAATCGATCTAAAAACGGGAAAAACTGCCAAATGATAGTTTTAAAAGCCGTTGACCGTTTGGGCAATGAAAGTGATTATACTGCAAAAAAAATATAG
- a CDS encoding DUF1697 domain-containing protein, which translates to MDTFIIFLRAVNVSGKNIIKMADLKVALTEIGFKNVITYIQSGNVVLKSNAEKAVVEHQIKQLIQERFHLDIAVFCLDVQEVETALQYNPFPADAPNNKVFITFMKNVPSEDAMHALTTAFQLGNDAFKILHKLLYFYVVDGMGASKMNTNFFEKKLQTIATGRNLNTIRKVIAYAQSI; encoded by the coding sequence ATGGATACATTCATCATTTTTCTGAGAGCTGTAAATGTTTCAGGCAAAAACATCATTAAAATGGCCGATTTGAAAGTTGCTTTAACTGAAATTGGTTTCAAAAATGTGATTACTTATATTCAAAGCGGAAATGTAGTCTTAAAAAGCAATGCGGAAAAAGCAGTTGTGGAACACCAAATAAAGCAGCTTATTCAAGAACGTTTTCATTTGGATATTGCTGTATTTTGTTTGGATGTGCAGGAAGTGGAAACCGCTTTGCAATACAATCCATTTCCGGCTGATGCGCCCAACAACAAAGTGTTTATTACATTTATGAAGAATGTTCCTTCGGAAGATGCGATGCATGCCTTAACAACCGCCTTTCAACTGGGAAACGACGCTTTTAAAATACTGCATAAGTTGCTTTATTTTTATGTGGTTGATGGAATGGGTGCTTCGAAAATGAACACCAACTTTTTTGAAAAAAAACTGCAAACAATTGCCACAGGCAGAAACCTCAACACCATTCGAAAGGTAATTGCATATGCACAATCCATCTAG